In one window of Kovacikia minuta CCNUW1 DNA:
- a CDS encoding HNH endonuclease — MLFSYQYVPHQMEKMQEFIDFIFFDVWCKAPEGLPFSLDLFNGNAELKEVMEAFHYSDAKGADFFNGHVECIYGLFAPLTPIEIDKFQQWYKANNDIEKVCGNDPAVHIARYADIEATYPDLSEQLALFFKGLYSDKLLGLKALREKIGQIDDHYDQFMGTNKEGKCPFCGISDMLGVYHTKREAYDHYLPKGLYPFNSINFRNLVPACHHCNSSYKLEKDPSFTPKDRLRKIRRRKALYPYSSPTHKIEISIDLRGANVDHLTPSDIQLIFGPSALAEEIETWKDVYGIEERFKAKCCHNDAKDWLEQIRILHDLGKLPEESLAMVRQQSEKDPIANSNFLKIAFLEGCYRTGIWNSAK, encoded by the coding sequence ATGCTGTTCTCGTATCAATATGTGCCCCACCAAATGGAGAAGATGCAGGAATTTATTGACTTCATCTTCTTTGACGTATGGTGCAAGGCACCTGAAGGTTTACCTTTCAGCCTTGACCTTTTCAATGGCAATGCCGAACTAAAAGAAGTGATGGAAGCCTTTCATTACTCTGATGCAAAAGGAGCGGACTTCTTTAACGGTCATGTCGAATGCATTTATGGCTTATTTGCCCCATTGACACCTATTGAGATCGACAAGTTCCAACAGTGGTACAAAGCTAATAATGACATTGAAAAAGTCTGTGGCAATGATCCAGCCGTTCATATCGCACGCTATGCCGATATTGAAGCTACTTACCCAGATTTGAGCGAACAGCTTGCTTTATTCTTCAAAGGGCTTTATTCCGATAAACTTTTGGGACTCAAAGCACTACGAGAAAAAATCGGTCAAATCGATGATCACTACGATCAATTTATGGGAACCAACAAGGAGGGGAAATGCCCATTTTGCGGCATTTCTGATATGCTCGGGGTCTATCACACCAAACGGGAAGCCTATGACCACTACCTACCCAAAGGACTTTACCCGTTTAACTCAATCAACTTCCGTAATCTTGTCCCAGCTTGTCACCACTGCAACAGTAGCTACAAATTAGAAAAAGATCCATCTTTCACGCCCAAAGACCGACTTAGAAAGATCCGCCGCCGAAAAGCCCTCTACCCCTACTCTTCTCCTACCCACAAAATTGAGATTTCAATCGATCTAAGGGGGGCGAATGTTGACCATCTTACTCCCTCAGACATCCAACTCATCTTTGGGCCAAGTGCCCTCGCTGAGGAGATTGAAACTTGGAAGGATGTTTACGGCATTGAGGAACGCTTCAAGGCAAAATGCTGTCACAATGACGCAAAGGACTGGCTGGAACAGATTAGAATTTTGCATGATTTGGGCAAGCTACCGGAAGAATCACTCGCGATGGTACGACAGCAGTCCGAAAAAGATCCAATTGCGAATAGCAACTTCTTGAAAATTGCCTTTCTTGAGGGATGTTATCGTACTGGAATATGGAATAGTGCGAAGTAG
- a CDS encoding ParB/RepB/Spo0J family partition protein, which yields MPIKRPQVPKMRGVTDLFSMEVEGDQSTSTVPISKILLPKHQPRRYFDPEKLAQLSQSVKEHGILEPLLVRPLGANYELVAGERRYRAAQEVGLKEIPVVIREFDDRQALQVALIENLQRDDLNPVEETEGVLQLLAIDLDASTEEVVSVLNQAANAKKRGQDLTDNVIRQLEVIESLLSTVGRFSAESFRVNRLPLLNLPDNVLEALRQGKIEFTKARAIAQLKDEEQRSKLLKQAVSKNLSLNEIKIKIQELKPEAEPKPGKIVAQRLNEIGKRLQKDEAWGDRKKRDRITKLLDELDKLTTEI from the coding sequence GTGCCTATTAAGCGTCCTCAAGTCCCCAAAATGCGGGGAGTGACCGATTTATTTAGCATGGAAGTTGAAGGGGATCAATCAACCAGCACCGTCCCTATCAGCAAAATCTTGCTGCCTAAACATCAGCCCCGGCGCTACTTTGATCCAGAAAAACTTGCCCAGCTCTCTCAGTCAGTTAAGGAGCATGGCATTCTAGAGCCTCTTTTAGTTCGCCCATTAGGAGCCAATTATGAATTGGTTGCCGGAGAAAGACGTTACCGGGCTGCCCAGGAAGTTGGATTAAAAGAGATTCCAGTTGTCATTCGGGAGTTTGATGACCGACAGGCACTTCAAGTTGCATTAATCGAGAACCTCCAGCGGGATGATTTGAACCCGGTGGAGGAAACTGAGGGAGTTTTACAACTGTTGGCGATTGACTTAGATGCTTCCACTGAAGAAGTTGTATCGGTCCTGAACCAGGCGGCTAACGCCAAAAAACGAGGACAGGATTTGACGGATAACGTTATCCGTCAACTTGAAGTGATTGAATCTCTGCTTTCTACAGTTGGTCGATTTAGTGCAGAATCCTTCCGGGTCAATCGTCTTCCTCTACTTAATCTGCCGGACAATGTGCTGGAAGCACTAAGACAAGGCAAGATTGAATTCACTAAGGCGAGGGCGATCGCACAACTTAAAGACGAGGAACAGCGGTCTAAGCTGTTGAAGCAAGCCGTTTCTAAAAATTTGTCCCTCAATGAAATCAAGATTAAAATCCAGGAACTGAAACCTGAAGCAGAACCAAAACCTGGCAAGATAGTAGCTCAACGTCTCAATGAAATCGGCAAGCGGTTGCAGAAGGATGAAGCTTGGGGAGATCGCAAGAAGCGCGATCGTATTACCAAACTACTGGATGAATTAGATAAGCTAACGACTGAGATTTGA
- a CDS encoding ParA family protein produces the protein MHKVIAIFNQAGGVCKTTLAMNLGYHLALRGHRVLLVDADPQASLTTFMGLEPHELEQTVANAILEEEATLPIQHDLHQMSLAPANITLSAAEIQLASIMARELRLKEALESETSNYDFILIDCPPSLGVLSILSLTAATHVLIPIQTHFKAFKGTELLLDTIKKVRKHLNRRLAIAGIVPTIFNNASQDKAILEAIREQLSPMTTIYSPIPRATAFADAAMARQPLAVYMPKHPSVAILDEIAKGMEDL, from the coding sequence GTGCATAAAGTCATCGCTATTTTTAACCAAGCAGGTGGTGTCTGTAAAACAACGCTGGCAATGAACTTGGGCTACCATCTGGCTCTGCGCGGTCATCGAGTCCTTCTCGTAGATGCGGACCCTCAGGCATCGCTGACTACTTTTATGGGACTAGAACCTCATGAGTTGGAGCAGACCGTTGCTAACGCGATTTTGGAAGAAGAAGCGACGCTACCTATCCAGCATGACCTGCATCAGATGAGTCTTGCGCCCGCCAACATTACCCTAAGTGCAGCGGAGATCCAACTTGCATCTATCATGGCGAGAGAATTGCGGCTAAAGGAAGCTTTGGAGTCAGAGACCTCAAATTACGACTTCATCTTGATTGATTGCCCGCCAAGTTTAGGGGTTCTAAGTATCCTCTCTCTAACAGCGGCTACCCACGTCTTAATCCCAATTCAGACGCACTTTAAGGCATTCAAGGGCACTGAGCTTCTATTAGATACGATTAAAAAAGTGAGAAAGCACTTGAACCGCAGGCTGGCGATCGCCGGCATTGTCCCTACGATCTTTAATAATGCCAGCCAAGATAAGGCAATTTTAGAGGCGATCCGAGAACAACTGTCTCCAATGACCACTATTTATTCACCGATTCCCCGAGCGACGGCGTTTGCGGATGCTGCTATGGCTCGTCAGCCCTTAGCAGTCTACATGCCGAAGCATCCATCAGTGGCGATCCTAGATGAAATTGCGAAAGGGATGGAGGATTTATAG
- a CDS encoding Rpn family recombination-promoting nuclease/putative transposase — MKTDSLFYELFQSSPGVLLELIGLPPAQGGNYSFVSQEVKQTRFQIDGILLPHHRRADLPIYFIEVQGYRDRRKGENFYYGFFSEVFLYLNDYRPQNDWKGVVIFTEKRFDPGLTEHFREYAPGARLQRIYLDETPEDWEGHSLEVSAIQLIGVKEAIAPEKGRALVERARVSITDAKALHDVLELISTIFVYKFGNLSREEIESMLGLSELKQTKVYQEAKLEGKLEAVPVLMEAGLTVEQIATRLGLDITAVTEVAQQTSSPIKQKKTSSPRKAGKATKRKSSGTPE; from the coding sequence GTGAAGACTGACAGTCTGTTCTACGAATTATTTCAATCCTCGCCGGGAGTCTTGCTAGAGTTGATTGGTCTGCCTCCTGCCCAAGGAGGGAACTACAGCTTTGTCAGCCAAGAGGTTAAGCAGACCCGGTTTCAGATTGACGGCATTCTTTTGCCTCACCATCGTCGTGCGGACCTGCCTATCTATTTCATTGAAGTGCAGGGCTACCGAGATCGGCGGAAAGGGGAGAACTTCTACTACGGGTTCTTCAGCGAGGTCTTTTTGTACCTGAATGACTACCGTCCTCAAAACGATTGGAAAGGGGTGGTAATCTTCACTGAGAAACGATTTGACCCAGGTCTGACGGAACACTTTCGTGAGTATGCCCCTGGAGCAAGGCTGCAACGGATTTACCTAGATGAGACACCTGAGGACTGGGAAGGACATTCTTTAGAGGTTTCTGCCATTCAGTTGATTGGGGTAAAAGAGGCGATCGCCCCAGAGAAAGGCAGAGCACTGGTTGAACGAGCCAGAGTTAGCATTACGGATGCCAAAGCCCTACATGACGTTCTAGAATTAATCAGTACTATCTTCGTCTATAAGTTTGGGAACCTAAGCCGAGAGGAAATTGAATCAATGCTGGGGTTAAGTGAACTGAAGCAAACAAAGGTTTACCAGGAAGCAAAGCTTGAGGGCAAGCTTGAAGCGGTACCTGTGTTAATGGAAGCAGGCTTAACTGTTGAGCAAATTGCAACTCGACTGGGTTTAGATATCACGGCGGTTACGGAGGTTGCACAGCAGACATCCTCTCCCATTAAGCAGAAGAAGACAAGCAGCCCCAGGAAGGCTGGCAAAGCTACCAAGCGCAAATCCTCTGGTACGCCTGAGTAA
- a CDS encoding DNA/RNA non-specific endonuclease, translating to MVIALTIFFGVVALADLNYGSVHLIMGNPSQATATSTNSSNYLMLKPEYALSYNRERNIPNWVSWQLNAAWLGDAPRQDNFRPDLTLPSGWYRVTPANYTNSGFDRGHLMSSEDRGVSVAANSATFLMTNIIPQAPDNNRGPWVQFETYCRELVKDGKELYIIAGGAGFGGTGEKGLLETLTNSKVTVPASTWKVVLVLDKPGLRLQGVTEKTRAIAVVIPNKQGIRHQEWRSFRASVDSVEALTGYDFFSNVPQPVQSVIEAGLDNL from the coding sequence ATGGTTATTGCACTGACGATCTTCTTTGGAGTCGTCGCGCTTGCAGATCTCAACTATGGCAGTGTTCATCTAATTATGGGCAACCCTAGCCAGGCAACTGCCACCAGTACAAACTCCAGTAATTACTTGATGCTTAAGCCTGAGTACGCACTTTCCTATAACCGGGAACGAAACATTCCTAATTGGGTTAGCTGGCAACTGAACGCTGCCTGGTTAGGTGATGCTCCTCGGCAAGATAACTTCCGCCCAGATCTTACCCTCCCCTCCGGCTGGTATCGAGTTACTCCAGCTAACTACACTAATAGTGGTTTTGATCGGGGGCACTTGATGTCATCAGAGGATAGAGGAGTGAGCGTTGCGGCCAATTCAGCCACCTTCTTAATGACAAATATTATTCCGCAAGCGCCTGACAATAACCGGGGACCGTGGGTGCAATTCGAGACCTACTGTCGAGAACTAGTGAAAGACGGGAAAGAACTCTATATCATTGCTGGAGGTGCTGGCTTTGGTGGCACGGGTGAAAAAGGTCTACTAGAGACTTTAACCAATAGCAAAGTAACTGTGCCTGCTTCAACCTGGAAAGTGGTGTTGGTTTTAGATAAGCCAGGATTGAGACTCCAGGGAGTCACCGAAAAAACACGCGCGATCGCAGTTGTGATTCCAAATAAGCAGGGTATCCGACATCAAGAGTGGCGATCGTTTAGAGCCTCAGTTGATTCAGTTGAGGCTTTAACCGGATACGACTTTTTCTCCAACGTACCCCAACCCGTTCAGTCTGTGATAGAAGCTGGTCTAGACAACCTATAG
- a CDS encoding nuclease A inhibitor family protein, which yields MSDFKTDIKVISILRQAVNDLLWMSESEYPIDILEWNVSEEHPFTVETLLQATQHSPDGPIQQLTIEALFEPLMQEQDWFGPEEHQRAQRFQSLYQLLQERLSEIQVYRIGTIEVDIYILGKVTSTKLIGLHTRLVET from the coding sequence ATGAGTGACTTCAAAACTGATATAAAGGTCATTTCTATACTAAGGCAAGCAGTGAATGACCTTTTGTGGATGAGTGAGTCTGAGTACCCAATCGATATCTTGGAGTGGAACGTTTCAGAGGAACATCCTTTCACCGTTGAAACCTTACTTCAAGCCACCCAACACTCACCTGACGGTCCCATCCAACAACTCACGATCGAGGCGCTGTTTGAACCGTTGATGCAAGAGCAAGATTGGTTCGGACCTGAAGAACATCAGAGGGCTCAACGGTTTCAGTCTCTCTATCAATTGCTGCAAGAACGACTGAGTGAAATACAGGTCTATCGCATAGGAACGATTGAGGTAGACATCTACATTCTTGGCAAGGTCACCTCAACCAAACTGATAGGACTGCACACTCGATTAGTAGAAACTTAA
- a CDS encoding tyrosine-type recombinase/integrase, translating into MPFPKGQNPNHPAAGSTIKVEPIRDKKAIARIKKILADRPRDLCLFTLGINTAYRANELLSIKVGQVKNLRAGDVLDLKQRKTHKYRPVTLNGTAISAIQNWLAIGDLQAEDYLFTGQRGCLTVETMSTRVKTWCQDVGLKGNYGSHTLRKTWGYWQRMERGTAIPLLMEAFGHATQQQTLAYLGIQSNEIAAIYELEL; encoded by the coding sequence ATGCCGTTCCCGAAGGGGCAAAATCCGAATCATCCCGCAGCGGGATCGACCATCAAGGTGGAACCGATTCGGGATAAAAAGGCGATCGCGCGAATTAAAAAAATCTTGGCCGACCGACCGCGCGATCTCTGCCTGTTTACGCTGGGGATTAACACGGCTTACCGGGCGAATGAGTTGCTCTCGATTAAGGTGGGTCAGGTGAAGAATTTGAGAGCGGGAGATGTCCTGGACCTGAAGCAGCGCAAGACCCACAAGTATCGTCCGGTGACGCTGAATGGAACGGCGATCTCAGCAATCCAAAACTGGTTGGCGATCGGGGACTTGCAGGCGGAGGATTACCTCTTCACGGGACAACGGGGTTGCTTGACGGTGGAGACGATGAGTACGCGAGTGAAAACCTGGTGCCAGGATGTGGGGCTGAAGGGGAATTATGGCAGTCATACCCTGAGGAAGACTTGGGGCTATTGGCAGCGCATGGAGCGGGGGACGGCGATTCCGCTGCTGATGGAAGCGTTTGGGCATGCCACGCAGCAACAAACATTGGCCTATCTCGGCATTCAGTCCAATGAGATTGCCGCTATCTATGAGTTGGAACTTTGA
- a CDS encoding HNH endonuclease, with the protein MDLFQEAQKLTNAAENLVQAGTNQLNESVAAVKNAAAGLGATVDEFNQQSGQLAQQGFKAVSGTFDAVTQAAFELGVTGGAIAEALKDLPHTAEALAREMPKIAYRLRNRAGLRVGDAPRSDADVMKQFEKIPGTSKLGASETRIREFLADKHGSHVISRQQGGSNAANNILWEIGTDNLQRGARVMTGGEQVYIRFYNAVDSIVKNSGTIAKLGLTATGTAVLTQAVVTAVSYALDLYRGDITVEEFRDRIVEAAVSAGIATPIFFLIFIAVIALFPEVAVLLSAPAVVAGFNALFGLGIAIPIIQSLVRHVEVGGFREEVAEGYQSLMGNAQQFMESTAGEI; encoded by the coding sequence ATGGATCTCTTTCAGGAAGCTCAAAAGCTAACCAATGCGGCAGAAAACTTGGTTCAGGCAGGTACAAACCAGCTCAATGAGTCTGTTGCAGCGGTTAAAAACGCGGCAGCAGGCTTAGGTGCGACTGTAGACGAATTTAATCAGCAGTCTGGTCAGTTAGCCCAACAAGGCTTTAAGGCAGTGAGCGGAACCTTTGATGCGGTCACGCAAGCTGCTTTCGAGTTGGGGGTGACTGGCGGGGCGATCGCCGAGGCATTGAAAGATCTGCCGCATACGGCGGAAGCGTTAGCCAGGGAAATGCCGAAGATTGCCTATCGGTTAAGAAATCGAGCTGGGTTGCGGGTCGGGGATGCGCCGCGCTCGGATGCGGATGTGATGAAGCAGTTCGAGAAGATCCCCGGCACTTCCAAGCTGGGTGCCAGCGAGACCAGGATTCGAGAGTTTTTGGCAGATAAGCATGGCAGCCACGTCATCTCCCGCCAACAAGGTGGTTCCAACGCCGCAAACAACATCCTCTGGGAAATCGGAACGGACAACCTCCAACGGGGAGCCAGGGTGATGACAGGTGGCGAGCAGGTCTATATTCGCTTCTACAATGCAGTTGACTCGATTGTGAAAAACTCTGGCACGATCGCGAAGTTAGGACTGACCGCAACGGGAACCGCAGTTCTGACGCAAGCGGTTGTCACGGCTGTCTCCTATGCGCTTGATCTTTATCGAGGAGACATTACTGTGGAAGAGTTCCGTGACCGCATTGTGGAAGCTGCTGTGAGTGCTGGAATTGCAACTCCTATCTTCTTCTTAATCTTCATTGCGGTGATTGCGCTCTTTCCTGAAGTCGCGGTACTGCTGTCCGCTCCAGCGGTGGTTGCAGGATTTAATGCACTGTTTGGTCTAGGAATTGCAATTCCAATTATTCAGTCTCTTGTGCGTCATGTTGAAGTGGGTGGATTTAGGGAAGAGGTGGCAGAAGGTTATCAAAGTTTGATGGGCAATGCTCAGCAGTTTATGGAATCCACCGCAGGCGAAATTTAA
- a CDS encoding AAA family ATPase: MKIDSLLIENFRGVQKLEARSLGDTIIIAGQNGSGKSCIFDAIRLLKSTYGGYQQNEWQHFFSEFAIQLHGGSKNLRGLFNDSTKSAVIECIFQLRDNEKSYIHENAASLLEEAIWQMLLPEAFQYGGYQKALFAHQFRERQPEVTARVEAGLPNLLSELTATSVVGRVEISPNGQININGSDLLSVIFTNYKPRQIGVIDFHGAQRHYGRETVQGINLSLDQANQQYSQHTLYNYNNKYNNVKSEMAGNFIKELLAEKASTDTSPPSSSLSETLKELFQSFFPEKQFLGPQPTPDGSLAFPVITPSGTEHDLDELSSGEKEILYGYLRIRSSAPRDSIILLDEPELHLNPRLIRGLPEFYRKHLGEALQNQLWLVTHSDALIREAVGKPGFNVFHMIPCGSETPGVSQLRPLTVNQDLEMVMADLVGDLAAYRPGGKAIIFEGGGDSDFDKTIASTLFRDELRGINLLSGSNKMRVKVLHEILERAHANGDLPTKFYAIVDSDSEEGIDNTKGVNRFEWDVYHIENYLLHSQIIADVLNSLKLTNKNTAVDIESKLNTAARQVVPSMLIHKMRGHVNSKIVGAISLGFPPETLTIGKELHDAANRSAIKINALIGNTLSEASLVEQEQSFRTEYERCFADGSWKNKLPGRDILKRLVDLEGITTGYEVFRNLIVTRMAELNYKPDGMKFVIEKIVRD; the protein is encoded by the coding sequence ATGAAAATTGACTCGCTTCTTATCGAAAATTTTCGTGGCGTTCAAAAGCTTGAAGCAAGGTCTCTTGGAGACACGATTATTATTGCTGGTCAGAACGGTTCAGGAAAGTCCTGCATTTTCGATGCAATACGCCTCTTGAAAAGCACTTATGGCGGATATCAGCAAAATGAATGGCAACATTTCTTCAGCGAATTTGCAATCCAACTGCATGGAGGCTCAAAAAATCTGAGAGGCTTGTTCAATGATTCGACAAAGTCTGCGGTAATAGAATGCATTTTCCAACTCCGAGACAATGAGAAATCTTACATACATGAGAATGCAGCCTCTTTGCTTGAGGAGGCAATTTGGCAAATGCTCCTTCCTGAAGCGTTCCAGTATGGCGGCTACCAAAAGGCACTTTTTGCTCATCAATTTCGAGAGCGCCAACCGGAAGTGACTGCGCGTGTAGAAGCTGGATTGCCTAATCTTTTGTCTGAACTGACTGCAACGAGTGTTGTTGGAAGAGTTGAGATCTCGCCAAATGGACAAATAAATATCAACGGATCGGACTTACTTTCAGTAATTTTTACGAACTACAAACCGCGACAAATTGGCGTTATCGACTTTCATGGGGCACAGCGCCACTATGGGCGCGAGACCGTTCAAGGTATTAATTTAAGCTTGGATCAAGCAAACCAGCAATATAGTCAACACACTCTATATAACTACAATAATAAGTACAATAACGTAAAAAGCGAGATGGCAGGTAACTTTATCAAGGAGCTTCTTGCAGAGAAAGCCTCAACCGATACAAGTCCTCCATCCTCTTCTCTATCGGAAACACTCAAGGAACTGTTTCAATCATTTTTCCCAGAAAAACAGTTTCTTGGTCCTCAGCCTACGCCTGATGGAAGTCTTGCTTTCCCAGTAATCACCCCATCTGGCACTGAACATGATCTGGATGAGTTAAGTTCTGGCGAGAAAGAGATTTTGTATGGATATTTACGCATTAGAAGCTCCGCTCCGAGAGATTCAATAATTTTGCTTGATGAACCAGAGCTTCACCTAAATCCAAGACTGATCCGAGGACTCCCAGAATTCTATAGGAAGCACTTGGGTGAAGCATTACAAAACCAACTCTGGCTGGTAACACACTCTGACGCATTGATTCGAGAAGCTGTAGGCAAACCAGGATTTAATGTGTTCCACATGATTCCGTGTGGATCGGAGACCCCTGGTGTGTCTCAATTGCGACCATTGACTGTAAACCAAGACCTCGAAATGGTGATGGCTGATTTGGTTGGCGATCTTGCTGCATACCGCCCTGGAGGAAAGGCGATAATTTTTGAGGGTGGCGGTGACTCTGACTTTGATAAAACGATCGCCAGCACCCTGTTCAGAGATGAGCTTCGAGGAATTAACCTACTTTCTGGCTCCAATAAAATGAGAGTAAAAGTGCTGCATGAAATATTGGAGCGTGCACATGCAAACGGCGATCTGCCAACAAAGTTTTACGCAATCGTAGATAGCGATAGCGAAGAAGGAATAGACAACACCAAAGGCGTTAACAGATTTGAGTGGGATGTGTATCACATTGAGAACTACCTTCTTCACAGTCAAATAATTGCGGATGTTCTGAATTCGTTGAAGCTAACGAATAAAAATACCGCAGTGGATATTGAGTCTAAGCTAAACACTGCTGCCAGACAGGTTGTACCAAGTATGCTTATTCATAAAATGCGTGGACACGTAAACTCAAAAATTGTGGGAGCGATATCTTTAGGATTTCCACCTGAGACGCTAACAATTGGCAAAGAACTGCATGATGCAGCCAATCGCTCTGCAATCAAGATTAATGCGCTCATTGGCAACACGCTGTCGGAAGCTTCGCTGGTTGAACAGGAACAATCTTTCAGAACTGAATATGAAAGGTGCTTTGCGGACGGCTCGTGGAAAAATAAACTGCCTGGAAGAGACATTCTGAAGAGACTTGTAGATCTAGAGGGGATAACAACAGGCTATGAAGTTTTCAGAAATTTGATTGTCACACGTATGGCGGAGTTAAACTATAAGCCGGATGGAATGAAATTCGTAATCGAGAAAATCGTTCGAGATTGA
- a CDS encoding ParE family toxin-like protein encodes MKSRTTARFRELFADLPELIQEQTRKAYRQFKQDPSYPSLRFKKVHPKLPIYSARINKDYRAVGQLENDTVIWFWVGSHAEYDLLLDQL; translated from the coding sequence GTGAAGTCTCGCACCACTGCTCGGTTCCGGGAACTATTTGCTGATCTTCCAGAATTAATTCAAGAGCAGACTCGTAAAGCGTATCGGCAATTCAAACAAGACCCAAGCTACCCAAGCTTGCGATTCAAGAAAGTTCATCCAAAGTTGCCCATTTATTCTGCACGCATCAACAAAGACTATCGTGCTGTTGGTCAATTAGAAAATGACACGGTGATCTGGTTTTGGGTCGGTTCTCACGCAGAATACGATCTGCTTCTTGATCAATTGTAG
- a CDS encoding DNA cytosine methyltransferase has protein sequence MAEQLVLPFLNNSTSLTAVELCAGAGGQALGLHSAGFQPLALVDDDQNCAATLRENFKEANVYLEDLRTWNAKPFEGVDLLAAGLPCPPFSKAGKQLGSDDERNLFPVALEIIDEVKPRGIMIENVPGLLEPRFNDFRSELQGQLRKMGYASVWNLLNACNYGVSQLRPRVVLVALEKNLASDFSWSHPLEITPPTVGEILYDLMAENGWKQVDEWKQKANRIAPTLVGGSKKHGGPDLGPTRAKKAWESLGVNGHLIAQSAPQPDFNGNPCLTVRMCARLQGFPDSWFFSGKKTAAYRQVGNAFPPPVAASVGRELFRVLTTTKKVFAVSSRSSRYATSTYK, from the coding sequence ATGGCAGAGCAACTTGTTCTTCCCTTCCTGAACAACTCTACATCTTTGACGGCTGTTGAACTGTGTGCTGGTGCTGGTGGACAAGCATTAGGATTACACTCAGCAGGATTTCAACCTCTCGCTCTTGTTGATGATGATCAAAACTGTGCAGCGACACTTAGAGAAAACTTTAAAGAAGCTAATGTTTATTTAGAAGATCTTAGAACATGGAATGCAAAACCTTTTGAAGGTGTTGATTTACTAGCAGCGGGTTTACCTTGCCCACCATTTTCAAAGGCAGGTAAGCAACTCGGTTCTGATGATGAAAGAAATCTTTTCCCTGTGGCACTAGAAATCATAGATGAAGTAAAGCCCAGAGGAATAATGATCGAAAATGTTCCTGGCTTACTAGAACCTAGATTTAATGACTTTAGATCTGAGTTGCAGGGGCAACTTCGCAAGATGGGCTACGCCTCCGTTTGGAATCTATTAAATGCTTGCAACTACGGTGTTTCTCAATTACGACCTCGTGTTGTGCTAGTCGCACTTGAGAAAAATTTAGCATCAGATTTTTCTTGGTCTCACCCTCTGGAGATTACCCCTCCTACTGTAGGTGAAATTCTTTATGATTTAATGGCTGAGAATGGTTGGAAGCAAGTTGATGAATGGAAACAAAAAGCCAATAGAATTGCACCCACTTTAGTTGGAGGGAGTAAGAAACACGGCGGTCCCGATCTTGGTCCAACGAGAGCAAAGAAAGCATGGGAATCTCTAGGAGTTAATGGGCATTTAATAGCCCAGTCAGCCCCTCAACCTGACTTTAATGGTAATCCATGTTTAACAGTGAGAATGTGCGCTCGGCTTCAAGGTTTTCCTGATAGTTGGTTTTTCTCAGGGAAGAAAACGGCTGCATACAGACAAGTTGGCAATGCTTTTCCTCCACCCGTTGCGGCATCAGTAGGAAGAGAATTATTTAGAGTGCTTACAACAACTAAAAAAGTGTTTGCAGTTAGTTCTAGATCTAGTCGATATGCCACGAGTACCTACAAATAA